TTCATTTTGTATATGGTCTCTTAGAAACAATGGTGGCTcatcttaccccactctcccctacgaTTAAAAGTCATTTGATGTATTTTGTTGTTTAATCAACGTTTCTGAAATGTGAACCCAACCCCACCTCTAAAAATCCATCATAGAATTCCCCTTTCGTGTTGTTTTTGTGATAAAACATAAATGTTGCATGTCGTTGCTATGAATATAGATTTGAAATATGAGAATATCACACCAGCCCTTTTGACACTAAGTCCATTGTTGCACCAAGTTCATCAAATGATTTCTAATAGTTAAATTGGCTTATTACCAACTCCTGGTTGTGTATTAATAAGTGCTAACGTTAGTTTTAGGCTTGTTCGGGTTGTCTTTATGCATACAGCATGTGTTGGATTGGGGCAGTGGTGTGGGGAGTTTTTGGGGGGGGTAGGACTCTACTGGTCACCTGCTATGTAAGACACGCTTCCCTCCATTctccccctgccccccccccccccccccccttagtgGTTGCGCTGCCAGATAAAGGAACAATGTGTCCTTTCTTACCTGGTGGAGGTGTACATTCCATCCCTACTAAACTAAGTTGCAATCCAGCCTGTCTCCAACCCACCACTGCCCCCGCCTGCACAGGGCCCTCTCTAACAACAATACCAGGTTGGTTTAACTCCAGGTGCTTCAGATCACACTCCATAAACCTCTCCTTTCAGGGGACTTCTTTTGGGACATTTTATTGTATTGGTTAGTTATAGGAAGATGAGTCCTGATCTGCTAGATTTGTGTAAGGATTTGTGCATCGTGTTGCATCATTGAATGGTTAATTTGTCACAGAACGTAGTTAACATTTAAACACCTGTTCATCATAGCTAAGCTATTTGCCTTGGTTTAAAAGGTGATTCAACGGGATGCTTGTTGGTCTGTCGGGCCCTTGGTTTGTGGTTTTCTGCTTTACAGGAAGGTTGCTTACATCGCAGGCAGAGACATCCCATTTATGCTGGGGGTTGTCTGTgaagcagagcagagagctagagagagagcgacagggagacagagtgagagagagtgaaatcaCATGCACTCCCTATAATGGTTGGTTAAAAGCAGACATATTAACAGACGTCCTCACTAAACTGAATAGAAACACTTTTTTGTTCTGTTTCtacttaaaacattttttttttttttttaaccaggatTATGTTTCTTACGTGTCAGTCTGAAGATTCTTTTCTCCTGAACACCTGttgaagacacagagacatgtTGCTCAGGTACAGTATGTTCTTTCACAACCGCCTTCTCTACAGCTTTTTAGCTGTATATCTTTTTTTTCATTGCTAGATAAGGTTGATTCGCTGCCTCTTTCAGGTCTCTTTCCAGTGTCAAATATAATCCGTTTTTAATGAACTCGTTGCTACTTTGTCACATTAATGTGCAAAACAGGTTCTAATAACTTAAGAAGCGGTTATTCAAAGAACAAATGTAACTTCATTGAAAACATATAAATGGCCAAAAAAACGGTCAAATGTATCTCATTCAAAATGAGTCATAAACTAATATTACGATCATATGCTCAAGCTGAAGGACAGGCATATTATAGAATTTGAATCAAACTGTCATCTTCAAGAGTAGAAAGCATTTAGGCCAGAGCACTTATTGTAGTCATTTACTTGGTGAAGTATTGACTCACAAGCCTTTTTTTCCCTCTTCAGTAATTAATGTCAAATGTACCACATTGACCATTGCTAAGAAGGATTATCCACACAAATAGCATATTATATCCTTTAATCTTATCCACATTACTGTCTATGGGTTTTGCATACaaatatattacatgtattttgcTCTTAGTTATGTGAGTAAGTTTTCCCTGCCAAATTGAATTGCATCTCTTCAGATAATGACACGCGACACAATTTGAAAGACTATTTAAAATATGAAAATGTAGTCTGCTGGATCTCTGTTCCCCTACCAGTGTGCTCACAACTGATATTCTTGTTTATGCAACACCTGATGTAAGAAGAGTTCTGGTTAGACAGGCCAAGCAACCTGGTCCCCTCCAGTACTAGAGGAAACAGCCTTAGGAAGCATGACCACAAACATAACAGTGGCTGTGGCAAGATATGGTGAGAGTTACAAGCCCATCCATGTTGGTTACTCTATGCATGAGGAACCTGTAGCTACAGATCACATAGTAGAGATACAACGACGGATGAACCTGTAGTTGGTGTGATGAATTAGGCGAGTGGGTATTTTGTTGGGATAAGGTCACATCTTTGCAACAGTGTTCAGGTGAGAGCCATCACCTGCCAGTTGTGAGAGATATGTGTAGAGCGGAGTGCAAGTGTGAGAGACAAAATGATTCCTCATCAAATGTTCTTCTCTGAAGAAGCATATCCAGAGTGCGTGAAAATACTTTGTGTTGCCGAGGAGATGGAAAGTAAACAAAAAAGAAAGATCCCCCTTAAGTAAATAAACAATTGGGGCCATGGAAGATGGAATGGTCCTAATTGTGCTGTTGCAGAGAATTCCTGCTCTTCTCCTGAGTATTTGTTCAGATCCAAACAAAGCCAGCGAGGAATGAGAGCAAATGCTGGACGATGCATAACTTAGTTTTAGCATTGTTCAAAAGTTAGACCATGAACTCTCTTCATCCAAAGTATCTTAGTCAATACCTTGCGTTCTATAGTATAAGTACAATACACAAAACTAAATATACAATTAATGCACGGTACAATCTTTGCAACAGTGTTCAGGCGAGCGCCATCACCTGTTAGTTGTGTGAGATGCACACGTAGACTGGAGTTCAAGGAAGTGTGAGGGCCAAAGTGATACATCAAGTGTTCTACTCTGAAGCGGCCATGTACCCTATGTTGTAAATGACGTGCTTTATCACCGAGATTTTTAATCATGGGAAACTTGGCATATCCAGAGTGTGTGAAAATATTTTGTGTTGCCGAGGAGATGGAAAGTAAATAAAAAATGAAGATCACCTCAAGTATATAAACAATTGTGGTCATGGAAGAGGGAATGGTCATAATTGTGTTGTTGCTTAGAATTCTTGCTCTTTTCCTGAGTATTTGTTGAGATCCAAAGCCAGCGAGGAATGAGAGCAAATGCTGGACGATGCATAACTTAGTTTTAGCATTGTTCAAAAGTCAGGCCATGAACTCGCTTCATCCGAAGTATCTTAGTCAATACCTTGCATTCTATAGTGCCAACTACAATACACATAACTAAATATGGAATTAATGCATGGTATAATGACTATAAAACCACGACAATGGTTCTGCTCTTCTCAATTGAGGACTTATTTATGTGCTGTCCCAGACGTAAGGTTAAACCCTTTATAAAGGTTATAAAGCCCTCTCTGACTTTCACTTTACTATAAGGAACACGACTGCGGTTAGGCCCCAGCTCCAGCCTCTGTTTGCTGCTGCTGTGGAGGGAACGCTGTGCTGTGCTGTCTCCCAGAAGATTGCCTTATCGGTGTCTGGCATAGCAGCACCACAGCTCAGCTCAGCTGATAGGATGGATTCAGCCCAACGGAACTCTGCTTTCGCATGTCCCAAAGAGTTCAACACCGAATAGCACCCGAACACTCATATAGAAGGTTACATATCACAGTGGGTATAGTTTTTGTATACACATCTTTCTGCAGGGCAAGTAGTATAACAATAGTATAACATGACTTTCTATATTTTAAGATGACGTGTTTTTGCTTTGAGGAGACTTCGTCTAGATGAGTGTTTTCCTTGTTTGTTCGCAGCTATGTATTGAATCCGTAGATTTCAGCATATTCTAATGGCTGAATATCTGATAGTAATATTTGTCAATGTCTGTTTCTTCCAGGAGGGGGCGCTGCAACCACAGCCTGTCTTGAATGTGTGCAGCAGCCAACTATGTGCTCCCATTGAGGAGGCACAGTGAGGTGAGTCGGATACTCTTTTCAAAATATCATGCTGAGCTCAACTGTGCTGGCTCGGATATTTCCTCTTTTGGAGGACTGTGGCATCATGTAGTGTAATAGACCATAGACATACACTTTATTCATTAAAACAAGCAAAACTACATATGATTTGATGACGGGTTGTTACTGATTGTGTTTAATTATTTGAAGCAAGTACCTGTTAATGCCATGTAAATTGGACAAAACAGGGCTATAAAATAAAGCATTACCAACAAATTGCTATGAGCTACTATCAAAATCTAAGGTGATTTGCTATAAGTATATTTTTATTCTCCAGGGCTTGGCGAATCCTGGCAGGCTGTGTGGGGGGGTTTCGATGCCCACCCATGCCCCTAGAGCCCGGTCACATGGAGCCCCCCACCCACACGACGAAGAGATGGACTTGGCCTGGCAGGAACTGATGGCCATCACTGAGCTTCAGGTAGGAAGAAGAGTATTCAATAATTACATCACCATATAGCCCAGATCACACATATCCTGTGATATGTACTTTTGCGTGTTCACAAATACACACAGCTGTTTAAAACTCAATGACAAACTTGTAGAATTGTTTTATTTATCATCAATGCATATAGTAATGATAAACTGTAATGATGCATCGTTTTCCATAGACAAAGCATCCGCCAATGATCCTTACCTTTTTTTATTTCAGGAGTTTGAGGTCCCACATGACAGCCCAGATGAAAATATTCAGTACCATCCCATGGAGCTGCCCATCTCTCTGGGAGGTTATGGCATGGCTCAGTCTCACTCTCATACAGAGCCCCTCCCCTGTGGTGGTGCGACAAATCCTGATGCTGCTTATGAGGGATCCTACTCTAAAGTAATGCCAGCTTGCCAACATCAGGCCACCGGGGAAGCAGCAGCAGAGGCACTGTACGGACATTCTGGAAACCATTCTGGAGCCCAACTGAACCCCAGAGTTTTGAACCCTATACAGCCACCGCTGATGAGCCTTCTAGAGCATATGAGTCTCCCGAGCGTCTGTGGTGAGGGGCTTGTTGGAAACGACAATGCTGGCCCCTCTCAGGGCCCGGGGCGGTACGTGCTAGGGACATGTCATGGGCAGAGCAAACACCCACCATGCACTGTGGATGATCTGGAATCTGACTCTGGCCTATCTCTGGGTTCCAGCCCACCACTAGCCTCACCAGATGATGCCATGACTGGTGTCATTGCTTATTCAAGCACAGAGGTTGGTCTGAACTATAGTCACGGGGAGATGGAGAATATGGGTGAGCAAGGTAGGGGAGCTAGCCTCTTTTACTCTGTGGACTATCAGCAGCATCCCAATAACCCCTACCACTACTCAGGGATGCACTCCTCTTACTTCCCTGTAACACAACCATCCCAAATGCAACCACAGCCTCACTTCCTGCCTCCCATATCAATGAAACATCATCATGGTTTACCCAGTGCCTTGAACGACCGGCATCTTAACAGCTCTGCCATCAGAGAGAGCTCTCCCCAGGCGTTCTATGAAAAACCCAGAGGTAACCCTCTTCCTGTCCCTCTGAGCCGGGACGAACGCCGAGCCCTCGCCCTCAAGATCCCTTTCCCTCTAGAGAAGATCATCAACCTACCTGTGGACGACTTCAACGAGCTCCTGACACAGTACACCCTCACGGACTCCCAGCTCGCCCTCGTCAGGGACATCCGCCGGCGGGGTAAGAACAAGGTGGCAGCCCAGAACTGCAGGAAGAGGAAGCTGGAGAACATTGTTTACCTGGAGGGGGAGTTGGGTCAGCTGCAGGCCCAGAGGGAACATCTGGCCAGGGAGAGGTTGGAGTTCCAACGCAACCTGACTATTGTTAAACACCGCCTCACAGACTTGTATGCTGAAGTCTTTTCTCAGCTCCGGGATGAGGATGGACATCCCTACTCTATAGAGGACTACTCTCTACAGCAGACCCCTGATGGGAACGTATACCTGGTGCCTCGTAGTAAAGTGTCGGATGGAGAATAATGTATGAAATCTATTGGACAGTTATTGTATACTGCCTCAGTTTATATACCAATATGAAATTGTTGCTAAATCTACAGTACAATAAGTGCCATTAAGGATATTTACATACAAAACCATGGAACAGTGTATGTAGAGATCGGATAAAATGGCAGCTAAAAGGCCACCATGTTAAACTAATCAATATTTAGGGCCTTTAgacagtattcataccccttgaattattccacattttgttgttatagcctgaattaaaaatggatcaaatatactgcacaaaaatataaacgctacagttcatataaagaagtcagtcaattgaattaaatgcattaggcccaaatctatggatttcacatgactgggaatagatatgcatctgttggtaacAGCTACCTTCAATAAAaataggcctcaggatctcgtcacggtatttctgtgcattcaaattgccatcgataaaatgcaattgtgttcgttggcCGTAGATTAtgcttgcccataccataaccccaccatacACGAGGTcggtggttgtgaggccggttgccaaattctctaaaccgTTGGGGAAGCGGCTTATGGTATAGAAATTCACATTTaaattctctagcaacagctatggtagacattcctgcagtcagcataccacattgcacgctccctcaaaacttgagacatctgtggcattgtgttgtgacaaaactgcacattttagagtggccttttgtccccagcacaaggtgcatctgtgtacaATTCTGCAATGTAttgatcatgccgtttaatcagtttcttgatatgccacacctgtcaggtggatgaattatcttggcagagGGAAAATTCTCACGAACAGGGAcagaaacaaatttgtgcacaacgaGAGAAATAAGCTGTTTGTGTGTATGGGACATTaatgggatattttatttcacctcaggaaaaatgggaccaacactttgcatgttgcgtttatattttagttcagctACACGAAATACCCtaataatgacagtgaaaacatgtttcaagaaatgtttgcaaatgcatTGAAAATTAAAATAAAGAAATCTCATTTGCATTAGTGTTCACACCAGTCAACACGTGATGTCCCCTTTGGCAGAAATTACAgccgagtctttctgggtaagtctaagagctttgcacacctggattgtacaatatttgcacattatactttaaattcttcaagctctgtcaagttggttattGAGCATTGCGTGACAGCTATTTCCCAGTCTTGCCAGATTTAATTCAAAACTATGCCACACTGCAACATTCAATGACATCTTGGTATATCAttacagtgtatatttggcccTGTGTTTTaagttgtcctgctgaaaggtgaatgtgtTGCCTGGAAAGCAgaccaggttttcctttaggatttcGCTGGTGCGTAGCTCTATTCAGTTTTTTAAATCCTGAAAAATgacctagtccttgctgatgacaagcatacccataacatgcaGGCACCACCACGCTTGAAAATATGGTATTGGATTTCCCTCTAacgtaacactttgtattcagggcaGTTAATTTCTGTCACATTACTTTTGTGCCTTACTGCaaataggatgcatgttttggaaaatgtctatacaggcttccttttcactggcatttaggttagtattgtggcgtAACTTAACTGTTGACCCCTcagttctatcacagccattaaactgttaAAATCAGCATTGGCCACAGTGGAATCAGTGTTTTCCTTCCGCTCTGGCAACAGATAGGAAGGCTGCatgcatctttgtagtgacttggtgtattgatacatcaagAGTAATTATTAACTTTCAAATGCTCTGGGATTTTTAATatataccaataggtgccctttgcaaAGCATTGGAAAACCCCTGTTCCTTGAGGTCAAATCGGTTGAAATGCCGTTTGACTTACAGAATAAACAAATAATCAGTAGTTAGTGCAATTTATGTACATTTTCTCCTTTTTTTTTGCTGAACTACAACAATAATCCACCTtggtatggggtattgtatgtaggccagtgacagGCTCAATTTAAATTCAGGCTAGGAAAATTGAGAAAGTCAGGGGGGAGAATACTTAAGGCCCTTTATTTACCCGAGTTAACAGTCATATGCCTATGCTCATTCTGGATACAATGATAAATCTAAAATGTACATTTGGGAATTATATTATAAGAACGTCTATTTTTACAGTCCATGTATATGAAAATTGTGTACCATGGTAGTTGAAGAGTAATTATGAGTAAAAgtgagtttaaaaaaatattttattgatAAACAGGAAGTGGGTAAAAACAAGTTAAAATCCTGCACAGCAGTCTTCGCAGTATAAAATAGCCAATTGCATCTTTCCAGGCACCCTAAAAGAGAACAGACCATTGTTTAAAATCAGGACAGCCTCACATAATCTCTTAATATGTCCAAGTTATCAAAAGGTTGTCGCTTACTATATGCAATGCAACAATGTTCCGCTTAAAAATCATGCTTTTGGATAGCTGTCCTTTCGACTCAGTGTTTTTCCTAGAAAGCACCAGAGGAAAAGGAGACAAATGAATATCAGAAGATAAACCAATGAAAGGCGTTAGTGATATTCCATGATTTGACTGCAAACGCCAGCATGCATTATGAGATTGGCACGCTGGTAAAGACAATGTTACGCAAAAGGTCCAGACCGTTCTATTAGATGGGGGCATTGGTTTCTAATAAAACACTGCACATCCAAATAAAATGTACACGGTCATTAATTCTATACTATGAATTTCTACAACAAAACTAGTGTTTGCTCATACCAACTACAGAACATGTTATTCAAACTGACAGTAGTTGGAAAAGTCTTCTTACCTACAGGCGTCATCTAAGTGCTTTGGTAGCTGCTGTCTGCTAGTCTCACATGCCTTCTTGCTACTCACTCTCCTGCTTCACACTGCTCCTTCCTGCCAGGCGATGGGTTTGTTTGCTACGTCTCTCCCTCAGCTCAGCTGGCTTCCATGGCTGGCTAGCCTCAAGACTGCATCATGTAAGCTAGCCTTCTGCT
Above is a genomic segment from Oncorhynchus gorbuscha isolate QuinsamMale2020 ecotype Even-year linkage group LG10, OgorEven_v1.0, whole genome shotgun sequence containing:
- the nfe2 gene encoding transcription factor NF-E2 45 kDa subunit, with the protein product MCAAANYVLPLRRHSEGLANPGRLCGGVSMPTHAPRARSHGAPHPHDEEMDLAWQELMAITELQEFEVPHDSPDENIQYHPMELPISLGGYGMAQSHSHTEPLPCGGATNPDAAYEGSYSKVMPACQHQATGEAAAEALYGHSGNHSGAQLNPRVLNPIQPPLMSLLEHMSLPSVCGEGLVGNDNAGPSQGPGRYVLGTCHGQSKHPPCTVDDLESDSGLSLGSSPPLASPDDAMTGVIAYSSTEVGLNYSHGEMENMGEQGRGASLFYSVDYQQHPNNPYHYSGMHSSYFPVTQPSQMQPQPHFLPPISMKHHHGLPSALNDRHLNSSAIRESSPQAFYEKPRGNPLPVPLSRDERRALALKIPFPLEKIINLPVDDFNELLTQYTLTDSQLALVRDIRRRGKNKVAAQNCRKRKLENIVYLEGELGQLQAQREHLARERLEFQRNLTIVKHRLTDLYAEVFSQLRDEDGHPYSIEDYSLQQTPDGNVYLVPRSKVSDGE